One Malaclemys terrapin pileata isolate rMalTer1 chromosome 7, rMalTer1.hap1, whole genome shotgun sequence genomic region harbors:
- the LOC128841188 gene encoding uncharacterized protein LOC128841188 produces MSAPRPARRGRSARPGRRKLVLHLDLNNTLAVLDSATGQGPGAALNGFLCGASWGAPGPAGEWQWLSDSPSLLPPCPGAVNFYSQYGRDATFTDKAVGRPFRSLHAHHLQLLEWQGQPHKVFSVQGERAKHYHLILPSFFHLLETLHREGRHFAVVFRTFGTDLPRILHAVHCALEGQHPQFPALRDLSLPVELTAGRIRCSRHEVVLRRGPEHVSTRDDGRKLYSYFSSLQGLGGFQDHFDWWARNQFSCRGGKPLWIDPHDSSVHHICIDDNIRLNDSDTIICPQVFSGRGGSCAKPVPTSELYDVCLVQTNLLEAIADESYFLRCVRRCEENYERYLASAESQLCDAE; encoded by the exons atgAGTGCGCCGCGCCCTGCCCGCCGGGGGCgctcggcccggcccggccgccgGAAGCTGGTGCTGCACCTGGACCTGAACAACACGCTGGCGGTGCTGGACTCGGCCACGGGGCAGGGCCCCGGCGCGGCGCTGAACGGCTTCCTGTGCGGCGCGAGCTGGGGCGCGCCGGGCCCCGCGG GTGAGTGGCAGTGGCTGAGCGACTCCCCCTCTTTGCTGCCTCCCTGCCCCGGTGCAGTAAATTTCTATTCTCAGTATGGCCGCGATGCTACGTTCACTGACAAGGCAGTGGGGCGACCTTTCAGAAGTCTGCACGCACACCACTTGCAGCTCCTGGAGTGGCAGGGCCAGCCACACAAAGTGTTCTCTGTCCAAGGCGAGCGTGCCAAGCACTACCACttgatcctgccctccttcttccACCTCCTGGAGACGCTGCACCGGGAGGGGAGGCACTTCGCTGTCGTCTTCAGGACCTTTGGCACAGACCTCCCCCGCATTCTCCATGCAGTGCACTGTGCCTTGGaggggcagcacccccagttccctgccctgcGAGACCTCTCG CTCCCGGTGGAGCTGACTGCGGGCCGGATACGCTGCAGTCGGCACGAGGTGGTGCTGCGCCGGGGGCCGGAGCACGTTTCCACCAGGGACGacgggaggaagctgtacagctATTTCAGCTCCCTGCAAGGCCTGGGCGGCTTCCAGGACCACTTTGATTG GTGGGCCAGAAATCAGTTCTCCTGCCGGGGTGGCAAGCCCCTTTGGATTGACCCACACGACTCCAGTGTGCATCACATCTGCATCGATGACAACATTCGACTGAACGATTCAGACACCATCATTTGTCCCCAG GTGTTTTCAGGGAGAGGAGGCAGCTGCGCCAAGCCAGTTCCCACCTCGGAGCTGTATGATGTCTGCCTGGTGCAGACCAATCTCCTGGAGGCCATTGCTGATGAGAGCTATTTCCTCCGCTGCGtgagaaggtgtgaggagaactatGAGCGCTACCTGGCCAGTGCTGAGAGCCAGCTGTGTGACGCAGAGTAG